The Chitinispirillales bacterium genome has a segment encoding these proteins:
- a CDS encoding ParB/RepB/Spo0J family partition protein, protein MSRKALGKGLRELYGGITEEEYFESKNSPQTAISISLVSPNPFQPRIDFNNEAIEDLAKSIKEQGLLLPVVVRRTIDQKYQIISGERRFRALKLLEETEVPVIVREDVDDKRMLELALVENIQREDLNEIETALSYKKLIEDCNYSHQELSDKLGKSRTLITNTLRLLKLPEQIQAMLRNKQISTGHARALLGIENPVLQAQLAQEVIKKSLSVREIEKKISQHLSNGLQKKNLEEKVFTLYDKYGPVLSDINKMHGFKLFVVEAKDSSGKIEIEFNNVEEFEKIIAFLSKENYEK, encoded by the coding sequence ATGAGTAGAAAAGCGCTGGGAAAAGGTTTAAGGGAATTATACGGAGGAATAACGGAGGAAGAATATTTTGAAAGCAAAAATTCTCCTCAGACGGCTATTTCCATTTCTCTTGTTTCACCGAATCCGTTTCAACCGCGAATAGATTTTAATAACGAGGCGATAGAAGATCTTGCAAAAAGTATAAAAGAACAGGGATTGCTGTTACCGGTTGTGGTGCGTCGAACTATAGACCAGAAATATCAAATAATTTCGGGAGAACGAAGGTTTAGAGCGTTGAAATTATTAGAAGAAACCGAAGTTCCCGTAATAGTCCGTGAAGATGTTGACGACAAACGAATGCTTGAATTAGCGCTGGTAGAAAATATTCAACGCGAAGATCTTAACGAGATAGAGACGGCGTTGTCTTACAAAAAATTGATAGAAGACTGTAATTATTCACACCAGGAATTGTCTGACAAACTTGGGAAAAGTAGAACTTTAATTACGAATACGTTACGACTTTTAAAACTACCGGAGCAAATCCAAGCGATGTTACGCAATAAGCAGATTTCTACAGGGCACGCCCGTGCGTTGCTTGGAATCGAAAATCCGGTTTTACAGGCTCAGTTGGCGCAGGAAGTAATAAAAAAGTCGCTTTCGGTTAGAGAAATTGAAAAAAAAATATCACAACATTTAAGCAACGGTTTACAGAAGAAAAATTTGGAAGAAAAAGTATTTACTCTGTATGACAAATATGGCCCTGTGTTGTCGGATATAAATAAAATGCACGGATTTAAGTTGTTTGTCGTCGAAGCAAAAGATTCAAGCGGCAAAATAGAAATAGAGTTTAATAACGTAGAGGAATTTGAAAAGATAATAGCTTTTTTAAGTAAGGAGAATTATGAAAAATAA
- a CDS encoding M23 family metallopeptidase: protein MKNKIKEIIIIRENIDTLPQVFKINGVIRFILKTFIVIIFIWTVILILGWSYIIQRVVFYEEIKVKNDSLVLHSRQIDTLRISIAKANRLFEYFKMISSFDGKNDLPAINNYMKDTVTISQKPIAVVQKEFKEIPQIRPVTGVISKTFSKSEHEGIDFVSALRSPIRATADGIVKKVYFSDDLGNVVILKHSNDYESLYAHCQEIIVKEGENVVQGETIAFVGNSGNSKGAHLHYEVRKNDKTIDPEQLFL, encoded by the coding sequence ATGAAAAATAAAATTAAAGAAATAATTATTATCAGGGAAAATATAGATACGCTTCCCCAAGTTTTTAAGATAAACGGGGTTATTAGATTTATATTAAAAACGTTTATTGTAATTATTTTTATATGGACGGTGATTTTGATTTTGGGGTGGTCATATATAATTCAAAGAGTTGTTTTTTATGAAGAGATAAAAGTTAAAAACGATTCGTTGGTTTTGCATTCTCGACAAATTGACACGTTAAGAATAAGTATTGCCAAGGCAAATCGACTTTTTGAGTATTTTAAAATGATTTCGTCTTTTGACGGTAAGAACGATTTGCCTGCAATAAATAATTATATGAAAGATACCGTTACTATTTCGCAGAAACCAATTGCTGTTGTGCAGAAAGAATTTAAAGAAATTCCGCAAATTCGTCCAGTTACCGGCGTTATAAGCAAAACATTCAGTAAGTCGGAACATGAAGGAATAGATTTTGTATCGGCGCTTAGAAGTCCGATAAGAGCGACGGCGGACGGGATTGTTAAAAAAGTTTATTTTAGCGACGATCTTGGTAATGTAGTGATTTTAAAACACAGTAACGATTATGAATCGCTTTACGCGCATTGTCAGGAAATTATTGTGAAAGAAGGGGAAAATGTTGTACAAGGCGAAACTATTGCATTTGTTGGTAATAGCGGAAATTCAAAAGGAGCTCATTTGCATTACGAAGTACGAAAAAACGACAAAACAATAGATCCGGAACAATTGTTTTTGTAA
- a CDS encoding polymer-forming cytoskeletal protein gives MVQNGSSSITLLGAGASFEGKITSPHMVQIYGKFSGEIHTSDSVAIGRDGAVVADITAKSAQVGGKVQGNLICKEQVELQEHSEVRGNITAKELVIKKGAVFHGNSSMLQATDAKKVDNKTIESNPS, from the coding sequence ATGGTACAAAACGGTAGCAGCAGCATAACGTTATTAGGCGCAGGAGCGTCTTTTGAGGGGAAAATCACTTCTCCGCATATGGTTCAAATATATGGGAAGTTTTCCGGTGAAATTCATACGAGCGATTCGGTCGCAATTGGACGCGACGGTGCCGTAGTTGCGGATATTACTGCGAAATCGGCGCAAGTCGGAGGAAAAGTTCAAGGAAATTTGATTTGTAAAGAGCAGGTGGAGCTTCAAGAACACTCAGAGGTTCGTGGAAATATTACCGCTAAAGAACTAGTAATTAAAAAAGGCGCAGTATTTCACGGAAATTCATCAATGTTACAAGCTACCGACGCCAAAAAAGTCGATAACAAAACGATAGAAAGCAATCCTAGTTAA
- a CDS encoding RNA methyltransferase yields the protein MKNELSIKYYQKLLTGKGRKENGVFTVEGVRQVKQFALSNKTKILEILTVEPLDFETNISVRIINYEQLCKITDSKNPGGVIAVVEFPKIKNIDEITGNVLLLENIQDPGNVGNLIRSAAAFGFSSVILSQGCADVYSPKVVRSTGGAICNLDIIFKKDIFECINTLKNLNYRLVAADLDGKSEISSLKNEKIILALGNEGNGISDKLKLATDFFFTIPYNKNAVESLNVSTAGSIGMYIFTKQI from the coding sequence ATGAAAAACGAACTTTCGATAAAATATTATCAAAAACTTTTGACCGGCAAAGGACGGAAAGAAAATGGGGTTTTTACAGTAGAAGGAGTAAGGCAGGTCAAACAGTTTGCCTTGTCAAACAAAACGAAAATTTTGGAAATTCTTACCGTAGAGCCGCTTGATTTTGAAACAAATATTTCCGTAAGAATAATAAATTATGAACAATTATGTAAAATCACCGACAGTAAAAATCCCGGCGGAGTAATCGCTGTTGTTGAATTTCCAAAAATAAAAAATATCGACGAAATAACAGGCAACGTGCTTTTACTCGAAAATATTCAAGACCCGGGTAACGTAGGAAATCTCATTCGCAGTGCGGCGGCGTTCGGATTTTCATCGGTAATTTTGAGCCAAGGATGCGCTGATGTTTATTCTCCGAAAGTCGTTCGTTCAACGGGCGGCGCAATCTGTAATTTAGATATAATTTTCAAAAAAGACATATTTGAATGCATAAATACCCTGAAAAATCTAAATTACCGTTTGGTAGCCGCCGATTTAGACGGAAAAAGCGAAATTTCGTCTTTAAAAAATGAAAAAATCATCCTTGCGCTTGGAAACGAAGGAAACGGAATTTCAGATAAATTAAAATTGGCTACAGATTTCTTTTTTACGATTCCTTACAATAAAAACGCGGTAGAATCGTTAAACGTTTCTACCGCCGGATCAATTGGAATGTATATTTTTACAAAACAAATATAA
- a CDS encoding SDR family NAD(P)-dependent oxidoreductase: protein MQKRAVIVTGASGKVGIKILEVFLKKGFFVIAHINKNENVLQEFFNKNQNLRKNIFLLKANFNSQLPEIYEIMQKYKENLCGLVNCAAIFEKGNLKNIHNLLKIMQINDFTALSLSEKYVEIVKKGNIINILDGNIFRFNETYQNYRISKLFLMETTKQSALLFAPEIRINAIALGMLEEEITPSNSHALQKEILKTKISNENIAKTIDFLWNCENITGQTIFLDNGTHLL from the coding sequence ATGCAAAAAAGAGCGGTAATCGTCACCGGTGCGAGTGGAAAAGTTGGAATAAAAATTCTGGAAGTTTTTTTGAAAAAAGGGTTTTTCGTTATAGCGCACATTAACAAAAATGAAAACGTTTTGCAAGAGTTTTTCAATAAAAATCAAAATCTTAGAAAAAATATTTTTTTGCTGAAAGCGAATTTTAACTCACAACTCCCTGAAATTTATGAAATTATGCAAAAATATAAAGAAAATCTCTGCGGTTTGGTTAATTGCGCGGCTATCTTTGAAAAAGGAAATTTAAAAAACATTCATAACTTGCTGAAAATCATGCAGATAAACGATTTCACAGCATTATCGCTAAGTGAAAAATACGTTGAAATTGTAAAAAAAGGAAATATTATAAACATTCTTGACGGAAATATTTTTAGATTCAACGAAACATATCAAAATTACAGAATTTCAAAATTATTTCTTATGGAAACCACAAAACAATCGGCATTGCTTTTCGCTCCCGAAATACGCATAAACGCCATTGCTCTTGGAATGCTTGAAGAAGAAATTACGCCGTCAAATTCACACGCTTTGCAAAAAGAAATTTTGAAAACCAAAATTTCAAACGAAAATATCGCTAAAACTATAGATTTTTTATGGAACTGTGAAAACATAACAGGGCAAACTATTTTTTTAGACAACGGAACGCACTTGTTATGA